In the genome of Candidatus Zymogenus saltonus, the window AGAAGACCCCAGGATGGAGCTGGCGTTAAGGCTCATCGAATACCAGAAATACAAGGAGGCGGCGGAAAAGCTCGACAAATTCGACGTCTTGATGCGAGACGTCTTTTTAAAGGGGGCGGAGGTCTCCCTGGACGGCGGGGAGGAGGTCATGGAGGACCTCACCATATATCAGCTCGTCGCGGCCTTCAGGAAGGTCCTGATGGAGGCCCCCAAGGACACGGTCCACGAAGTAAATATTCAGGAGCTCAGCCTGAAACAGCGGATGGCGGAGATTTCGGAGTTTATTACGGAGCGGGGGGAAGTGGTCTTCGAGGATCTCTTTGAGCAGGGGGTGGAGAAGATAATCATTGTCGTTACGTTTCTTGCGCTCCTCGAGCTCATAAAGGAGAGGATCGTCAGGATCTACCAGGCGCAGCCCTTCGGCACCATACGGATCTTCAGCGCGATAGCAATAAGCCAAGATGGCCAAGATGAATAAATTATCGGGGTTTTAAAAAATTGGAAAGGGAAAAGCTTATCGGGATAGTCGAGGCCCTTATCTTCGCCTCGGAAAAACCGTTGAGGATAGATGATATAAAAAGAGTCCTGCCCGAGGCCCAGCACAAGGAGATAAGGGACGCCATCGATGACCTCAAGAAGATATACGATGAGGGAAGCGGGGGGATATTTATCGCCGAGGTGGCCAGGGGCTTCCAGTTCAGGACGCGGCCCGAATTCGCCCCCTTCGTCAAGGAGATGCTCGACTCCAGGCCGAAGAAGCTTTCCCGGGCGGCGATGGAGACGCTCTCCATCATCGCCTACCGCCAGCCGATCATACGCTCGGACATTGAGCGCATCAGGGGCGTCGACTGCGGTGGGGTCGTAAAGGTACTTTTGGACAGAAAGCTGATAAAGATCCTCGGCAAGAGGGACGTGATAGGAAAACCGATAATCTACGGCACCACCCAGGAGTTCTTGGAGACGTTCGGCCTTAAGGATTTAAAGTCTCTCCCCACCCTGAAGGAGACCGGGGACCTCTTCACCGAAGGGGAGATAGAAGAGCAGAAGGAGTTCCTCTTTCCAGATGAAGAAGATCAGACTTAACAGGGTCATATCGAGGGCCGGGCTTTCGTCACTGAGAGGCGCCGATGAGCTTATCAGAAGCGGCAGAGTCACGGTCAATGGAAGCGTCGTCACCGAGATGGGACTTACCGTCGACCCGAAGAGCGAATCGATCTGCGTGGACGGCGAGGAGCTCTCCGCCGTAAAGAAAAAACATTACTACCTATTTTTCAAGCCGAAGGGGGTGGTCTCCACGATGACCGACCCGGAGGGGAGGATCACGGTCTCCGACTACACGTCGGGTCTTTCCGTCAGGGTCTTTCCGGCGGGGAGGCTCGACTACGACGCCGACGGCCTTATCCTTCTCACCAACGACGGCGATGTTGCGAACCTCATAACCCACCCCAAGACTAAGCTCCCGAAGACCTACCAGGTCAAGGTCTCCGGGTCGCTCTCAAAAAAATATCTCGAAAAGTTCCGAAAGGGAATCCCTATAGACGGCAAACAAACGCTGCCGGCGAAGATCGTCCCCCTGAAAGTCACCGACAACAACTCCTGGTACGACGTCACGCTGATGGAGGGGAGAAACCGGCAGATAAAGAAGATGTTTCGCTACTTCAGGATGCGCGTTCTGAAGTTAAGGAGGATATCGATCGGCCCCCTCTACCTCGAGGGGCTCTCCCCCGGCGAAATCAGAAAGCTGACAAAGGACGAGACCGCGTCTCTCTTGAAATCCCTCAAACTCGACAGAGAAAGATAAGTCTATGACGAACAGATTGTCCGGTTTTACGGCCGATGAGCTCTCCCGCCGCTCGAAGGTTGCCGCTGATGCCGTATCCGAGGCGGGCCTGGACGGGCTTTTGATACTCCAGGACTGCGACATATACTATTTCACCTCCACCGCCCAGAGCGGGGCGCTTTTCATCTCCGGCAACGGCGAGGGGGTTTTTTACGTCATCAGGGACTTCGAGAGGGCGAGGGCGGAGTCGAGGTTTCCGAACATCGTCCCCCTAAGAGGCCTCAAGCTCCTCCCGGACGCTCTGAGAGAAGGCGGATTCGAGAACCTCAAGAGGATCGGCCTCGAATTCGACGTCCTTCCGGTCAAGAACTACCTTTATCTTAAAAAACTTTTTCCAAAGATGGAGTTCGCCGACGCCTCCTCGATTATCAGGAAGATCAGGTCGGTCAAATCGCCCGTGGAGAGGGAGCTGATGGTAAAGGCGGGGGAGATGCACACCGAGATGTTCAATGCCCTGCCTTCCCTCTTCACGCCCGGGGCGAGGGAGATAGACATAGCCGCCGGGATAGAGGCGTTCTTCAGAAAATCTGGACACCAGGGGATAATCAGGATGCGGGGCTTTAACCAGAAGCTCTTTTACGGGGTGGCGCTCTCGGGGACTTCAGGCGCCGTCACCTCGACGCTGGACGGGCCGGTCTCGGGCCCGGGACTCTCCCCATCGTTTCCCCAGGGGGCATCGGCGAAGGTTATCGGGAAAAACGAGGCTATCCTGGTCGACATGGTGAGCGCCTACGAGGGCTACGTCGCCGACGGCGCCAGGACGCTTTACATCGAAAGCCTTCCGGAAAAGGCCAGGGAGGCGCACGACTGTTCCCTTATGGTTGAAAAAAGGATCGTCTCCCTCGCAAGGCCGGGGGCGGTGACCGGGGAGATATACGAGGAGGCAAAGAGGATGGCTGACGATTCCGGCTTCGGCGAGAACTTCATGGGACTCCCGGGGAAAAACGTCCCCTTCGTCGCCCACGGGATAGGCCTGGAGCTGGACGAGCTGCCGGTGATATCGAGGGGGGGAAAAGACATTCTCGAGGTCGGAAACGTCATCGCCCTGGAGCCGAAGTTCGTCTTCGATGATATCGGCGCCGTCGGGGTGGAAAACAGCTACTTCATAGGCCCGGACGGCCCGGAGCTCTTGACGAAGGCGCCGATATCCCCCATAAAGGTCGATATAAGGGTCGAGCCGTAGAAAGCCTATATAGCGGGGGAAATGTTTTTTAGTTTTTTAGTTTTTTAGTTTTACTTTTTTACTATAATGGCGCTTTACAGCCGATAACGTCTATTTGTTCACGAGGTTTATTAGAATCATCCCCTTGCCTTAATTTCGATCAAACCATATCCGCCAAATGCCAAATGTGAAATAACGACAATGCCGTTGAGACTGAGAGAAAAACTCTGGGGAGCCGACATAACGCCTATCGCAAACCGGGAGCTGATCTCCTCCATAGGCGATTACTTCGGCCACGACTTCTCGAAGGTGAGGTTTCGCAGGGGGGGAATCCTCCCCTACGTCGTCCCCTTCAACTACTCCGCAATAGTCATAGGCGAGACGGTAAACGTGAGGGAGGGATCGGAGTTCCTTTTGGACAGCCCCCTCGTCATGGCCGAGGAGCTCTACCATGTAATCCAGTGGAGGAGGCTCGGCTGGGGAAGGATGCCCTTTATCTACATAGCAAGCCACCTGAAGAACGGCTACGACGGAAACCGGATAGAGGTGGAGGCGAAGGCGAGGGCGCGGGAGTTCGCAAAAATCGTGAAGTCAAAACAGCGTCAGATGGAATGAAGGGATCGGACAGCCTGTTTGAATAACGTTTTGGGGTAGCTAGTTTTAGCGGGACGGGATCGATCACATATGATTGAGGGACGTGTCAATGTCGATTCCGGGGAGGTCTTGTATTTTATATGCGGAGCTTTAAAACCACCTGTCGTTGTTTAACGATGCCCAAACCTTTATCAGGATAATCCTAAATCCCGTTAATTCCGAAAATCCAGACTGGCGACACCTGCAGGATATAAGAACCGTCCCTCCAAGTTCTTCGATCCCCAGATTGACATTTAGAAGCCTCAAGCTCAATCGGCCGGAAACCCCTCAGATATGGTTCTCCTCAGCCATATCCTCGGCGAAGATGAGGGAGACGAAGACGTCCTCGAGAGAAGGCTCGATTTGATCGATATTGAAGATCTCGATCCCCGCATCATTGATCGCCTTCTTGAGCCTCGCCTTTACCTTTTTGACGTCCCCCACAACCACGTGCAGCGCGCTCCCGAAAACCGCCACCTCAAAGACGTCTTCAATCCCGACGGCGATCTCGGACGCCGTGAGGGTGTCCGACGTCTCAATCTCTAAGACCTTTCCCTTCATGAACTCGGTCTTCAGCTCCTCCGGGCTCCCCAGCGTTATGAGCCTCGCCTTGTAGATCAGGCCCAGCCTGTCGCAGTGCTCCGCCTCGTCCATGTAGTGGGTGGTGACGAAGACCGTGGTGCCCCCCTCGGCCATCCTCGTTATCAGCTCCCAGAAGTCGCGCCGGGAGGCGGGGTCGACGCCGCTGGTCGGCTCGTCCAGAAAGAGGAGCTTCGGCTCGTGGAGGACGGCGCACCCGAGCGCCAGCCTCTGTTTCCAGCCGACAGGGAGATCCCCAGTCATGGTGTCGCTCTTGTCTGTCAGCCCGGACATCCTCAAGGCCCATTCGTAGCGCTCCTCGCGCTTTTCTTCCGCTACCCTGTAGATACCGCCGTAGAACTCGATGTTCTCCATCACCGTCAGGTCGTTGTAGAGGGAGAACTTCTGGGACATGTAGCCGATGTTCTCCTTTATCTCCTCCACCTCCTTGTAGACGTCATACCCGAGGATCTTCGCGTCTCCCGACGTGGGCATCAATATCCCGGTTAGCATCCTTATCGTGGTCGATTTTCCGGCGCCGTTCGGGCCCAGAAAGCCGAATATCTCGCCCTTCTTGACGGCAAAGCTTACCCTGTCCACGGCAACAAAATCGCCGAAGCGCCTCGTCAGCTCCTCAACTACCACCGCATTTTCCATATTCGATCTCTCCACTATTTCATCCTCTTCGTGAACCTGACGGAGCTCAGGCCGATGACCAGGATTCCCAGAAGGAGAAGCCCGAGGAGGTCAAACATGTGTTCGGCCGGCCCCGTCCCTTTGAGAAAAATCCCCCTCAAGATCGTCATCATGTATCTCAGGGGGTTAAGGTAGGTCAAGACCCGGATAATCCACGGCATCGATTCTATCGGAAAGACGAATCCGGAGAGCATCATAGCGGGGAACAAGAATAGGAACGTGCTCATCATCGCCTCCTGCTGGGTTGCGGAGATGGTCGAGATGAAGAGCCCTATCCCTAACGCGGGGAGGAGGAAAAAGGCGGTCGCCCCAAAGAGGAAGATCACGCTCCCCTCGAAGGGCACCCGAAACCAGAAGACGGCGACGAGCAAGATCAGAACCACGTCTATGTAGCCTATAATTGTAAAGGGAAGGAGCTTTCCGATGATGAGCTCGTAAGACCTTATAGGCGTCACGATTATCTGCTCCAGAGTCCCAACCTCCCTCTCCTTCACGATTGCCATGGAAGTAAGCATTACCCCGATGAGAACCAGAAGGAGCCCGAAGATCCCGGGGATGTAGAAATTCCTGCTCTTCAGGTCTTCGTTGTACCAGGTCCTCTCGTCAAGGCTCACGGTGGAGAACATGATAGGGGCGCCGTCTTCTGTGGTCATCCCCCTCAACATTGCGCTCTTTTCCTTGAGCATCTTATCCAGATAGGACGCCACGATCCGGTTGACGTAATTCAACACCACCGATGCGGTGCTGGAGTCGGTCCCGTCGACGATGATGAGGGCGCCCGCGCTCTTTCCCGCCTTTATGCTCTCCCCGAACCCTTTCTTTATATATATAAAGGTGCTCACCTCCCCCCTGTCTATCAGGGGATCGGCCTCCTTCGGCGAGGAGAGGTAATGGGTGACGTCGAAATAGATTCCGGAGTCGAACTCCTTTATGAACTGGCGGCTTATCTCCGTCCTGTCGGCGTCGAGGACGGCGGTCGATATGTGCCTCACGTCCGTCGAGGCGGCGTACCCGAGGACGATAAGCTGCAGTATTGGAGGAATGAATATGATGGCCCGCATCCGCTTGTCCCGGAATATCTGGGTAAGCTCCTTTTTGAGGATATATTTTATGCGCTCCGCAAACGCCCCGTTTATCGCCCTAAACACCTTTAAAGCTCCTTCTTGAATTTTCTCATCGCCAGGATCAGAACCACGCTGCTGAAGACTATCAGAAGCAATCCCTGAATCCAGAGGATTGAAAGCCCGATCCCCTTCAAAAATATCCCCTTCAAGATTGTAACGAAATACCGGGCGGTGACTCCGTAGGTGATCGCCCTCAAGACAACCGGCATATTCGGGATCGGAAACACAAAGCCGGAGAGGAGAAACGAGGGGAGAAAGGTGGCCAAGATCGCCATCTGGCTTGCCAGCACCTGCTTTTTCGCCACGATCGAAATCAGCATCCCGAGAGACATCGCCCCTACCAGGAATATCAGCGTCAGGAGAAATAGGAGGAGGATGTTCCCCTTTAACGGCACCCGGAAGACCAGGGTGCCGACAACCGTTATAAGGAGAAAATCGATGATACCGAGCTCCACGTAGGGGATCAGCTTTCCGAAAACGAGCTCCGGGACCTTTATCGGGGTGGAGACCAGCTGCTCCATCGTCCCCCGCTCCCACTCCCGGGCGAAGGTCAGCGAGGTCAACAGCCCCGCTATTATCATCATTATCACCGCTATGAACCCTGGGATGATGAAGTTCTTGCTCTCAAGCTCCGGGTTGAACCAGACCCTGATCGATACGTCCAGAAAGGGCTCCGTGATGCTGAGGCCCGCCTTGGACAGCCCCTCAAGGACGTATTCCTGGGAGTATCGGCTCGTTATGGCGGATACGTAGCCCGCCAGGACCTGGGCCGTCAGGGGGTCGGTGCCGTCGGCGATGAGCTGAACGTCGCTTCCCCGCCCCGCCTTGATGTCTTCTGCAAATTCCTCCGGGATCACGATCGCCGCCTTGATCTTCCCCAAGTCCATCAGCCGAACCACGTCATCGTAGTCGTAGACGTAGTCCACGATATCGAAATAGCGGATGTTTGAGAACTTTGAGATGAAATCGCGGCTTATGACGCTCCGGTCCTGATCATAGACGACGGTCTTGATGTAGGTGACGTCCATTTTTAACGCCCAGCCGAACATGACAATCATGATCATGGGGATCCCCAGCGCTAGAAAGAGGCTCCTCCTGTCCCTCAATATCTGCAGCCATTCCTTTCTCACCACAGCCCTTATGCGTCTTATTCTTATCATTGCTCCGAAATCTCGAAAAAAACGTCTTCCAGAGACGGCACTATCCGCCTGGCCGATACCCTCCCGATCCCCCTATCCGTAAGGACTTTTACGATAACCCCCTCGGCCCCTTCCCCTTCTTTGACCGATGCGTGAATCTTGTCGCCGAAGAAGACCACGTCCTTTATCCAGGCCATCCTCTTAACCTCCGCGCTCTCCAATATATCCCGCGCCTCTCTTCCTTCGTCGCACCTGACCTCGATGATGTTTAGGCCTATCCGGTTTCTGATCTCCGAGGGAGTGTCGCATATGAGGAGCC includes:
- a CDS encoding segregation/condensation protein A, which codes for MAEEFWEGETYRVRLEIFEGPLDLLLYLVKKNEYDIFDIPIHEITQQYIEHLELMKVLNLDVAGDYLVMASTLAHIKSKMLLPPLPSEDEEEEEDPRMELALRLIEYQKYKEAAEKLDKFDVLMRDVFLKGAEVSLDGGEEVMEDLTIYQLVAAFRKVLMEAPKDTVHEVNIQELSLKQRMAEISEFITERGEVVFEDLFEQGVEKIIIVVTFLALLELIKERIVRIYQAQPFGTIRIFSAIAISQDGQDE
- the scpB gene encoding SMC-Scp complex subunit ScpB, whose translation is MEREKLIGIVEALIFASEKPLRIDDIKRVLPEAQHKEIRDAIDDLKKIYDEGSGGIFIAEVARGFQFRTRPEFAPFVKEMLDSRPKKLSRAAMETLSIIAYRQPIIRSDIERIRGVDCGGVVKVLLDRKLIKILGKRDVIGKPIIYGTTQEFLETFGLKDLKSLPTLKETGDLFTEGEIEEQKEFLFPDEEDQT
- a CDS encoding rRNA pseudouridine synthase — encoded protein: MKKIRLNRVISRAGLSSLRGADELIRSGRVTVNGSVVTEMGLTVDPKSESICVDGEELSAVKKKHYYLFFKPKGVVSTMTDPEGRITVSDYTSGLSVRVFPAGRLDYDADGLILLTNDGDVANLITHPKTKLPKTYQVKVSGSLSKKYLEKFRKGIPIDGKQTLPAKIVPLKVTDNNSWYDVTLMEGRNRQIKKMFRYFRMRVLKLRRISIGPLYLEGLSPGEIRKLTKDETASLLKSLKLDRER
- a CDS encoding aminopeptidase P family protein → MTNRLSGFTADELSRRSKVAADAVSEAGLDGLLILQDCDIYYFTSTAQSGALFISGNGEGVFYVIRDFERARAESRFPNIVPLRGLKLLPDALREGGFENLKRIGLEFDVLPVKNYLYLKKLFPKMEFADASSIIRKIRSVKSPVERELMVKAGEMHTEMFNALPSLFTPGAREIDIAAGIEAFFRKSGHQGIIRMRGFNQKLFYGVALSGTSGAVTSTLDGPVSGPGLSPSFPQGASAKVIGKNEAILVDMVSAYEGYVADGARTLYIESLPEKAREAHDCSLMVEKRIVSLARPGAVTGEIYEEAKRMADDSGFGENFMGLPGKNVPFVAHGIGLELDELPVISRGGKDILEVGNVIALEPKFVFDDIGAVGVENSYFIGPDGPELLTKAPISPIKVDIRVEP
- a CDS encoding ABC transporter ATP-binding protein; translation: MENAVVVEELTRRFGDFVAVDRVSFAVKKGEIFGFLGPNGAGKSTTIRMLTGILMPTSGDAKILGYDVYKEVEEIKENIGYMSQKFSLYNDLTVMENIEFYGGIYRVAEEKREERYEWALRMSGLTDKSDTMTGDLPVGWKQRLALGCAVLHEPKLLFLDEPTSGVDPASRRDFWELITRMAEGGTTVFVTTHYMDEAEHCDRLGLIYKARLITLGSPEELKTEFMKGKVLEIETSDTLTASEIAVGIEDVFEVAVFGSALHVVVGDVKKVKARLKKAINDAGIEIFNIDQIEPSLEDVFVSLIFAEDMAEENHI
- a CDS encoding ABC transporter permease translates to MFRAINGAFAERIKYILKKELTQIFRDKRMRAIIFIPPILQLIVLGYAASTDVRHISTAVLDADRTEISRQFIKEFDSGIYFDVTHYLSSPKEADPLIDRGEVSTFIYIKKGFGESIKAGKSAGALIIVDGTDSSTASVVLNYVNRIVASYLDKMLKEKSAMLRGMTTEDGAPIMFSTVSLDERTWYNEDLKSRNFYIPGIFGLLLVLIGVMLTSMAIVKEREVGTLEQIIVTPIRSYELIIGKLLPFTIIGYIDVVLILLVAVFWFRVPFEGSVIFLFGATAFFLLPALGIGLFISTISATQQEAMMSTFLFLFPAMMLSGFVFPIESMPWIIRVLTYLNPLRYMMTILRGIFLKGTGPAEHMFDLLGLLLLGILVIGLSSVRFTKRMK
- a CDS encoding ABC transporter permease is translated as MRIRRIRAVVRKEWLQILRDRRSLFLALGIPMIMIVMFGWALKMDVTYIKTVVYDQDRSVISRDFISKFSNIRYFDIVDYVYDYDDVVRLMDLGKIKAAIVIPEEFAEDIKAGRGSDVQLIADGTDPLTAQVLAGYVSAITSRYSQEYVLEGLSKAGLSITEPFLDVSIRVWFNPELESKNFIIPGFIAVIMMIIAGLLTSLTFAREWERGTMEQLVSTPIKVPELVFGKLIPYVELGIIDFLLITVVGTLVFRVPLKGNILLLFLLTLIFLVGAMSLGMLISIVAKKQVLASQMAILATFLPSFLLSGFVFPIPNMPVVLRAITYGVTARYFVTILKGIFLKGIGLSILWIQGLLLIVFSSVVLILAMRKFKKEL